DNA sequence from the Sphaeramia orbicularis chromosome 13, fSphaOr1.1, whole genome shotgun sequence genome:
ATGGGTGCAATAAAGAGCATAATTGCGCTTTTGGTCAATTCTGCTTTGTATATTAACAGTGGCACAGCTAAAACTGTGATTGAGATATCATTATTATAGGAGGGTTTGCTGCTAGACAGATTATACCGAACAACGTTATTACAATTTGTCAGGTTTATTGCATTCAGCTGTTGGTATGCTTCTTAAAAGTCGCAGTTATAAAACATTCAAGAGTTCAAAGTACACACTacatttgtctgttttattttgacataaaTGTGTTTTACTTTGAATGAAATACATGCACTGACGATTTGACATTTTATTTGCAGTTATACTTTATGTTAGACAGGGTAATTAAAGGcagttattataattttttttcttttacaagcaATAAAAAACCAAAGTCACATTATTAAAGTGCAATAAATGAAGGCAGATTTTACGTAGTTTGTTAGTCTTTCTGGATCTGAAAACAGAGTAGCCCCCTTTAATTGATGTAAACAAACTGAGGTTTAACAGTAAACCTGATTTTTGGACCAGAACTCTGACAGCATCACTATTGTATACATGTATGAAAACAGCTTCATTGTGATTACAACATATCACAAGCAAACCAACACACAAATTACATAGAGGTATTACATTATATAAAGGGCACTTAAATAGTTTACTTAAGACAGCATTTCTTTTTATAATTGACACAGTTCAGCAGTTTAAAGGCAGTGAAGAGTAGATATATTCTCAACAGCAACAACTGGAAATCCAACTTTCATACTGACCAATCAATTAAAGGCACTGATTTGAATTTCAACTAAAACACAAACTTGCATATTGGTCAAACAATTAAATTGCACTAGCGTTCTTTCTTTGTTTAACAGCCATAATAATTGAAAAGCATTCTTCTATATTGATATAGTCCAGCAACTGTAAcagcattagtttttttttttttctaaacactaACAATTACTTCAAGGTTAGAAAAACTTAAATGTAAACTTTTATACTGATATGGTCCAGCCAGCAAAGGCAGTAGTTTTTCTCGTTTTTAGCAGCACCAACAATTGAAAATCAAACTTTTACAGTGATTATGCATCTGATTACAACTATGTAAGGTAAAGGGACATCTTCAGACTTTTGTGTTTACCAGAACTCAGTAATTTTTCCAAACCTTTGCTTTGCCTGGAGGATGGTCAATCTCAAAAGGCGGTGCAGGCAAAACCCCACTGCTGCTGTAAATTGGACAGGCTTTAAAGCCACAGGGCCAGTCTATCCATGCATATCGAAGGGCAGCTATTTCATCCAAAGGTGAACACATAGTGGTTGATAAAGAGACCGTGGTCAGACCCCAGTGAATGATGGGAGCTGGAACCCAGCAGGACTCTTTCTCCAATGAAGACGGAATACTAGAGCAGCAAATCTGTAAGGAATAAATAAGAACAAAGAAAAGTGAATTGAAGTTATTCACACTTTACATTAATGACAAAATGAACTACAATGTGCAGATAAACCAGTAGTTTCTCAAACATTTGCAAAAAATTATACATCGCAACTGCATTTGTGTCACTGAGccagtttacatgcacactaatactctgatcattatctgatttctggagttaggTTATTcaaatgatcatgtaaacaggataatctcaTACATTTGATCAGataacagtaatctgattatgaaaaatcggattaacacacctggatttctccttaatactccgatgtcttcctgcatgtgtacaggttaatctgatttatttacttCTTACTGCTCatgtaaacacagttaaaatcatAGAAGACAGAAGTTATGTAATCAAACATGCGGGGAAGAcgacaggaagtttgattctaccatcactatgtacatatTCCAAATGAAATCTACTAACAAACTGGAGTGTCTACATCAGGGGTTTTTGATCATTGCATTTCTTACGTCCATGTAAatgcgtcagatctgattattacaataatCTGATCGCTCAtactggatttttatggtcatgtaaacaggttcattgaAACTATTTCCTGTGACAGATTAAGATTTGCTAAGATACATCTGGCAGCTCACCTGAAAAATGTCTTTAGAAGGAGTGACTGAGATTGTCTGGTCATAGGTGATGTTTATGTATGTTTTAGTAACCAGAATGTCGTTAGGAAAAGGTCCTTGGAAAGACACATTCTTTTCATTATAAGCCACTGCCCTTGCTCCCAGTGACAACCTTTCGGCTACGTCCTGCTTATCTCGAGGATGGATCCTGAAAAAAGAAGATGGGACATGTTTACAAAGAAATCTAATAAATAAAGAGCCGGCATAAGGAGGAAATGTTTAAGACATTTCACGATAAGAACATAGACATGATCCTGACGTTCCGTAGGGTGATTTCTCATCTGGCAAATCCAGAGCCACAGCCATGAATGTTCGCTGCATCCTTTTGTTTGGGACAAAGCCAGTGTCTGCCGTCTGGTGCCAACGTATCTCAGGAAAGCCGTTATTTACAGGCCCCTTTTCATGTGTGGACAGCTGTATGAACAGAGGAATCATTAATTACATAAcaaattaaatattcatataagaTGTCTTGCTTTACCTGCTAAAATAGGTAATcttccacatttttttctttaatggtagtacaataggttcataaatacatttttattttctgcatGTTTGTAGAATGTGTGCTGTGAACTTTGCACAGCATTGAACATTTTAAAAGTCTAATTACCTACAGTTGTGTTTATTACGAATGCATgcaacaaacatacatacatacatacctggaCAAATCCAAAGGGGAAGTCTATTGCTGTCTGCCCCCCCGTGGCTTGGTGAAAAGCATTCCTCCAGTCATTGATCATAGCAGGGAATGAACAGTTGTACTTGTCCTTATGATAGCCTGCATTGGCTTCACCTAAATGTACAAAACCCCTTAGAtttgtgtacatactgtatgttatacTTAAGTGATCATGTGACTGTACAGGTAGTCTTACCTTGGTACCAGATGGCACCTTTCAGAGTCATCTGAAGAAATGGATGGATCATTGAATTCCACAAAACAGAATTTTTCTTATAAGGGACACTAAGATGTCACAACACACATAAAGGACAAGTTAATGCTTGCATGTTGGGTTAATGCACCAAAGTTCAAAGCTTaaaactgttttatttatattactcaGTGCTATTCTTCTCAAGTCCACATTGCTCGAGTGCTTTCAAAGAAGACCAGGCTTCGACAGGTGTGCCTCCCCAACAGGACTCCACTAAGCCAATGGGGTAACCCAAGGTCTCATACAGGTGACGACCAAACATCCAGCACACTGCAGAGAAATTGGCTACATCTCCTGGAAATAGAGCACAGCTGTTTCAACCAGCGGTCAAAAAGCCCCATGCTCAATATCTGATGAGCAGTGTTGGTTTTGtgtcaaagaaaaaaatggaattagcCTGGAAATACATGGTGCTACAACCATGCCAAAAGAGCAGCTTGGGTTTAAGAACACAGGTATGCTAAaagcagggttcctacaagttaaatttaagactttttaagactacttagaatagaatttaatgcctGTTTCATGGCCATACTGAAAAAATTTGTaagtcctagaatttaggaaaatgtatttatttactccaatgccttgattcccattgttccGAGCcttttctcaccaggggctgcaaagttagcaataactggttcctaatttcaacagaaattgtcaggttggaaagggtggaactgagtagactaacattactttctttgcagcttagacattttccagacacatttaaacacaacacagcgaacaagtgtatggcaacataacttaagacctgccagatcaaatttaataccttttaaagacttttttaaggtattaaatgcagatctgtaaattcaagacttttaagactttttaagaccctgcaggaaccctgtaacAGAGTTTAAAATTTCCCCACCTAATGTGTTTAGAGTAAACTAACAGAAAGCTTGGAAACTGTGAATGAGTGTGGACTGTGCTTCTGCAGTAGTTTATCCAAATAATGTCTGAAAAGGTCTCATTAACACATGCATTTTCTATAAACCTCTGAACCAGCTAAATCACAAGTATGATCCCAGTTTGCATTAATAATTACTAAACTCTTTCTCATCTAGGACAGACAGTCTGATTTGGATCTGAGGTATGTCTTCCCACATGTCATAGTAAATGGTTGAATTGGTCTCATACAGTTTTGGTTTCACTTTTGGTGGAGACGCACAGCACTGGAACGACTGACGTTCAGCGCTCTGGCATCAGCTCTGACTACACTGAAGCAGAGCGATGGACGTGTTCTTCTCTACTTTCATCAGACCTGACAGTGATGTAGGgatctttttgttgtttgtagAAATAAGAGACCAGCTACTCTAGGATGGTCAGAAAGCACTGTCAGCACAAACAACGGGTTCAGAGTTTCAGATCAGATATCAAATTGTATTTTGCATTGAGCAGGAAACCACTGAAGTAGAGCAAATCTTTgacattttaaagtctttcatcCAGGCTTGAGCCCCAATTCGACAACATTCGGTCATTGTTTTTACCTGCAAACctgatgtgttttttgtgtgtgtgtgtgtgagtatggaGTAAATGTTtgatcatatacagggtggggaagcaaaatttacaatgaacatttagttggtttttctcagcaggcactacgtcaattgttttgaaaccaaacatatagtgatgtcataatcatacctaacactattatccataccttttcagaaacttttgcccatatgagtaatcaggaaagcaaacgtcaaagagtgtgtgatttgctgaatgcactcgtcacaccaaaggagatttcaaaaatagttggagtgtccataaagactgtttataatgtaaagaagagaatgactatgagcaaaactattacgagaaagtctggaagatactattaaagaagaatgggagaagttgtcacccaaatatttgaggaacacttgcgcaagtttcaggaagtgtgtgaaggcagttattgagaaaggaggacacatagaataaaaacattttctattatgtaaattttcttgtggcaaataaattgtcatgactttcaataaactaattggtcatacactgtctttcaatccctgcctcaaaatattgtaaattctgcttccccaccctgtataactggTACAGCTGCCATTGAATCACCAACAAAGCTTTATGATCTAAACAAGACTTTCAGCAATTCAGTGAATTCAACAGAAAAATCAAACCATTTCTTACGTGCTGAGGGCACAGACCAGGGAATTTCCACTTCAATCAAGTCATCCAGTTCAGTGTCAGACATCTTTAAGGCAGCCATAAAAAACCTCACATGAGGATATTTGGCTGCAAGGGCAAGCTCATCTGATGCATTGAAAACCTTGGAAggaaccagtaaattaataattgAGCACATTTTATAAACCCatactgaaatacataaaaacaccaGAGATGGTGTATTTCCCCTAAATACGTACTTCgtgtcagtgttttgttgttAATTGCTTTAGTTTTGCATCTTTGGAGTTTCAAATAAAAGCCGAGATATATTTGTAAGTCACATTGCTTTATGTTCCAAAAAATTCATAAAGACTATTCCCAAGAATCCCTGCAAAAGCACCATTCTGGATAATctaatgaaagaaaacaaactgagctttctttgtaatattattgtaatattatgaggGAAACTGTTGTTCTTAATTCACCTCTTAAAGTAAAACATACCTGATatgtttgaaaatacatgttGCTCTGGCCTCCACACAACCAAACATCCCCAAAAAGGACGTCTGTCAGAGTGGCTGAGTCGCTCTGAGGGCCTTCTGTCACTATGGCTGTCACATTGTAAGGACCCCCAGGATCAACAGGGTCGAGGGTAACTTGCCATATTCCTGTATGTGTAGAGACAATGTTTAAGATGTCTGGACTGAAAAATAAAGCAACCAAATGAATAGTTGGAAGCTTTTAAATCAGGATATCTTCTGTATTATATCAGCTTTACCTAAAATTCCAACAATAGGAACGAACCACATGACAATTTAAAAAGTGTATTTCCATAGTTATTTTCAAGCTgctatataaaaataacattttgcTGCATCTGTCCTTTTCAGGTTCACTTAGTTTGACGTCATCCATCCAACATCCAGCAGCAGTACAGTATGCACAGATGTCAGCACAAACTCTCCATTTGACAACAGGCTGTACACACCTTTTTTCACACAGACTGGTGAGGTTATCTGTTTTGTTGGTCCTGACAAGTAGACGATGACCTGGGCACCCTCTGGGCCATATCCCCACACCACAGCCCTCTCTGGAGACCTTTGCAGCACCATATGGTCTCCATAGTAGGAGGCAAACTGCAGCTTTCCATCTACATATACACAGttacacatacagtcacggaaaaaatcattagaccaccattgttttcttcaattttttggtcattttccctgatagcaaatattttggcagtattatggcatacatttgacatttttggctttcttttggcattatgaaaacctttaggctcaactatggtatgattaaggttatccataatagatatggaggcaccagcaatatatggctgagctatggcatatgtgtggttaaccaaaagactgggcaaagaccgggatcaagtatagggatggtatggtatgtttatgg
Encoded proteins:
- the siae gene encoding sialate O-acetylesterase, which encodes MTIKSSPYFSVICSFIFMTMLCGVLILFVCFHCCDGKLQFASYYGDHMVLQRSPERAVVWGYGPEGAQVIVYLSGPTKQITSPVCVKKGIWQVTLDPVDPGGPYNVTAIVTEGPQSDSATLTDVLFGDVWLCGGQSNMYFQTYQVFNASDELALAAKYPHVRFFMAALKMSDTELDDLIEVEIPWSVPSARDVANFSAVCWMFGRHLYETLGYPIGLVESCWGGTPVEAWSSLKALEQCGLEKNSTDVPYKKNSVLWNSMIHPFLQMTLKGAIWYQGEANAGYHKDKYNCSFPAMINDWRNAFHQATGGQTAIDFPFGFVQLSTHEKGPVNNGFPEIRWHQTADTGFVPNKRMQRTFMAVALDLPDEKSPYGTIHPRDKQDVAERLSLGARAVAYNEKNVSFQGPFPNDILVTKTYINITYDQTISVTPSKDIFQICCSSIPSSLEKESCWVPAPIIHWGLTTVSLSTTMCSPLDEIAALRYAWIDWPCGFKACPIYSSSGVLPAPPFEIDHPPGKAKVWKNY